The segment TTGTTGGCGAAAAAGGGATCTGAATAGCTGTTTTTGGCTTGTTTTCAAAAAATTTGCCTCAAAGCAGGTTGGGCTTTTTTCCTTGTAAGGAAACCTAATGTGGCAACCGGTTCCTTACGACTCCATAGAAGTAAGTCCCTAAGAGGCCACCAGCAATGACTATCAGAATAGACCAGTACCCCTGCCCCAAATTCACAAACAAGGGTCCGGGGCATGCTCCCACCAAGGCCCAGCCTAACCCAAAGATAGTGCCGCCCATCAGGTAACGGGTAATCCCCTTTTCCTTAGGCTGGAAGGTGATGAGCTTCCCCTGTAGGTCACGGAGCTTTAACTTTTTGATCAGGAATACCGCTAATGCCCCCAAAATCACGGCCGTGCCTATAATGCCATACATGTGGAACGACTGGAACCGAAACATCTCCTGAATACGGTACCAAGAGATAGCCTCTGACTTACTCATCACCACCCCGAACAGAATGCCCGTCAGGATATACTTCAATACTTTCATCTCTTTTTCTTTTAAGAAGTTTTTATGAAAACAGCAGCGGAAACACCAGGAACGTGGTCACCAATCCGCCAATGAAAAAACCGATGACAGCCACCAGCGAAGGCCACTGCAAATTGGAAAGCCCGCTGATGGCATGCCCAGAAGTACAGCCCCCCGCATATCGCGTCCCGAAACCAATGAGCAATCCGCCTACCAGCAATAACAGAAAACCCTGTACACTTCCCAGCGCTTCCAAACTGAATAACTCTTGGGGCTGCAATCCCTGCGGAGCCGCAAAACCCAACTTCTGTAAGTCCTGGACAGTATCAGTTGAAATCTGAATGACCTCCCCGTTCTGCAAAAATTCCTGCGAAAGCCATCCACCCAGTACTGTCCCTACTAGAAACAGCAAATTCCAGCTTTGCGCTTTCCAATCGAATTTAAAAAAAGGCACTCTTTTGCCGGCTCCACACGCCGCACAAATAATCCTGAAATTAGAGGAGAACCCAAACGAACTCCCGAAAAACAACAGCAGCACCATCACCAACGCAATCACTGCCCCTGACACATACCATGGCCAGGGTTGTGAGATAAACTCTATCATCTAATTTGATTTTTAACTCAGTTTGATAAAAGAAAGCCTGCAAATGGATGCATCATAGCACCTCCCCAGCAAATCAATGGAGGGACAATCCCTTATGGCTGCCCTTCTAGGCATCTAATCCTTGTAACAATATTTATTGGTAGTGCAAAAGAAAAGCACGTTATCTGAATGTCTCCTTTAAAGGGGGACGACCAAATACCTTAACTAATTAGTGAAATTCTTACCTTAATGTAGAAGGACACACGAATGCGGTTTTTGGAACATCCGTTTCCAAGATGGCTTTGAAGCCGCCTGCTACATCTATCAGGTTGTCAAAACCGCGGGCTTTCAGGATGGACGCTGCCATCATTGAGCGGTAACCACCAGCACAGTGCAAGTACACAGGTTCCTCTTTAGGGATTTCTACCAGGTGCTCGTTCAGGGAGCTTAACGGCATGTTGACGGCGCCTTCCACGTGCTCTGCGCTGTACTCACTGGGTTTCCGGACGTCTATGATCACGGGCTTTTCTGCCTGCACACGTTGGGAAAACTCCTGAGCTGAAATAGACGGCAAGGATTCTATTTCTTTGTTAGCGGCCTTCCAAGTGGTCATACCATTCTCCAGATATCCAAGCGTGTGGTCATACCCCACCCTAGCCAGGCGGGTCACTACTTCTTCCTCGCGACCAGCGTCTGCCAGGAATACGATGGGTTGCTGGATATCTGGGATGAGTTCTCCTACCCATGGCGCGAAGCTACCGTTTAGTCCAATGTTGATGGAGTTGGGAACATGACCAAGTGCAAAATCGGCGGCTTTACGGGTGTCCAGCACCAGAGCTCCGGTCTCGTTTACTACTGCTTCAAAAGCATCGGGTGACAGGGCCTGTAAACCTTGGTTTAGCACGTTTTCAATGTTAGCGTAGCCTTGTTTGTTCAGCTGCACGTTCAACGGAAAATAGCCCGGCGGCGGGAGGAGCCCGTCTGTTACTTCCTTCACAAACTCTTCTTTTGTCATTTCGGCCCGCAGGGCGTAGTTGGTTTTCTTCTGGTTGCCCAAGGTGTCAAATGTATCTTTGCTCATGTTCTTGCCGCAGGCACTTCCGGCCCCGTGGGCCGGGTACACCAACACCTCATCCGCCAGAGGCATAATCTTGGTGCGGAGCGAATCATACAACATACCCGCTAACTGCTCCTGCGTCAACTCAGATTTCGCAGCCAGATCAGGACGGCCCACATCGCCAATGAACAGGGTGTCTCCAGTGAAAAGGGCGTAATCTTTTCCGGCTTCGTCTTTCAGCAGATAGGTAACAGATTCCAGTGTATGGCCGGGGGTGTGTAGCACCTGGAGGGTGACATCTCCCACGGTGAGCACTTCCCCATCCTGGGCCAGGTAAGCTTCAAAGGAGGGCTGGGCGGCCGCTCCGTACACAATCTGGACTCCGGCAGCTTTGGCCAGATCCACGTGCCCCGAGACAAAATCGGCGTGGAAGTGGGTTTCCAACACGTATTTGATGTTGGCCTGGTCTTTCTCAGCTTTGTGCAAGTATGGTTTAATCTCGCGCAGCGGGTCAATGATAACTGCCTCGCGGTTACTCTCAATGTAGTAGGCGCCTTGTGCCAGGCAACCGGTATATATTTGTTCTACTTTCATGTTCTTTCTTATTAGGGAATGATAAGATTAACCTCTGTGCAAAAGTAGGCAAGTGATAGTACCTGCACAGTGACTTTGGTCACACACTGGTTTACCCCAGAATTTCTTTAAACAGGATAAAAACCCCCATCACCAGCACAAACCACCCGAAGCCTTGCTTCAGGGCCTTGCTGTTGATTTTGTGGGCAAAAGCGCTGCCCACGTAAATGCCTATGACAGATAAACCTGAAAATGTGAGCAGGAAAACCCAGTCAATGG is part of the Rufibacter tibetensis genome and harbors:
- a CDS encoding DUF6691 family protein, with the translated sequence MKVLKYILTGILFGVVMSKSEAISWYRIQEMFRFQSFHMYGIIGTAVILGALAVFLIKKLKLRDLQGKLITFQPKEKGITRYLMGGTIFGLGWALVGACPGPLFVNLGQGYWSILIVIAGGLLGTYFYGVVRNRLPH
- a CDS encoding YeeE/YedE family protein — encoded protein: MIEFISQPWPWYVSGAVIALVMVLLLFFGSSFGFSSNFRIICAACGAGKRVPFFKFDWKAQSWNLLFLVGTVLGGWLSQEFLQNGEVIQISTDTVQDLQKLGFAAPQGLQPQELFSLEALGSVQGFLLLLVGGLLIGFGTRYAGGCTSGHAISGLSNLQWPSLVAVIGFFIGGLVTTFLVFPLLFS
- a CDS encoding MBL fold metallo-hydrolase, encoding MKVEQIYTGCLAQGAYYIESNREAVIIDPLREIKPYLHKAEKDQANIKYVLETHFHADFVSGHVDLAKAAGVQIVYGAAAQPSFEAYLAQDGEVLTVGDVTLQVLHTPGHTLESVTYLLKDEAGKDYALFTGDTLFIGDVGRPDLAAKSELTQEQLAGMLYDSLRTKIMPLADEVLVYPAHGAGSACGKNMSKDTFDTLGNQKKTNYALRAEMTKEEFVKEVTDGLLPPPGYFPLNVQLNKQGYANIENVLNQGLQALSPDAFEAVVNETGALVLDTRKAADFALGHVPNSINIGLNGSFAPWVGELIPDIQQPIVFLADAGREEEVVTRLARVGYDHTLGYLENGMTTWKAANKEIESLPSISAQEFSQRVQAEKPVIIDVRKPSEYSAEHVEGAVNMPLSSLNEHLVEIPKEEPVYLHCAGGYRSMMAASILKARGFDNLIDVAGGFKAILETDVPKTAFVCPSTLR